Sequence from the Verrucomicrobiota bacterium genome:
CGATGACTTTGACTACCTGTTCGCCGTCCTCGTCGACCAGCATGAGGTTGGTCGGCTTCAGGTCACGATGGACCAGTTGCTGCCGGGCCGCGGCGGCGAGCGCGCGCGCGACCTGGAAGGCAATGTTTAGGGCTTCCAGCGGGGTGAACCGGCCCTTCTGTTTCATGTATTCATCGACGGTCTGCCCATCGACGAACTCCATGGCGTAAAAATAGGTGCCGTGATCCGTGCCCAGGTGGAACACCGACGCGACGTTCTGCTGGCGCAGAGCAGCCGCTGCCCGCGCTTCGCGCAAAAAGCGTTGCCGCGCCGTCTCGTTTTCCAAGTACGTCGCGTTGATGACCTTCAAAGCCACCGGGCAACGCAGGTTGGTGTCATAGGCCTTGTAGGTGATGCCCATGGCGCCGTGACCCAGTTCCCACAAACTGCCGTCAGCCCGCTTGAGCACCTCGTAATGCTGGTAGCGGTTATCCTCTGGCATGACAGTCCTACGGCGATGATTCCGAACTAACCGTTCAGTTTGAGTAAATCCAGGTTTGAATCACGTACACGTCTCGGCCGGCGGTTTTCCTGCAGAGTAGAATCACGTTCGCCATTTGCAACGGATAAGAACGCATCTAAAGCAGAAACCGCCAGCGTGAAGCTAGCGAAAACCGAGCTATCTCGTCAAGTCAGAGATCTGCCGGCCTCAAAGTCCGCGTCCCGCGATTGCGCCTCGGTTGTTCCATCCTCGTTTATTCACTCCATTGACCGCATTAAAGCGGGAAGCTGCCCCACCTGAGGTGCCTCTGTCCATTACCCATTCAGGTCAGGTTCGCCATCGGAACCTGTTCCCATTCCTCGTGCATTTGGACTTGAAGTCTGCAGCCAATGGCGAGCGCGCAGCCCGAGATCCACCATGCCCGCTGGGGATTGCACCTCGTGTACCCGCCCAGGAAATGCCGTGGTGGGTCCGGCTGGTCTGATAAGCGAAGCCGGACCAAGCTAAAAAGGTAGATTTATGAGCCGGTTGACGGCAGATGAGCGGGATTGATCACCGTCGGCGCCCGGCCCGAGAGTCTCCTGACCAACTCGAACATGTGCTGGGTTCCGCCCGGGCCATCACCCCCTTGCCCATCCCACAAGCAAAGGAAACGCACGCGCGTGGCCCCGCGCGCCAGCGCGTTGTAAAGCATCCATAAGTTGGCGCGCTCGTACACATCGACGTGCGCCGGCGCTGGCCCGAGCTCATCCGGCATAATGAAGAAGGCGGCGCCCGGATGCGCCTTGACCTCATCGTAAAGCGCCTGCCACCGCGGATCGGCAAAAGAAACCGAATCTGCCAGAAACTCAGGTTCCTGCTTCGGCAGCCGAACCTCCAGATGCATTTTCCGGGCCAGGCATGCCCGGGCAAACAGCAGGTCGCCACCGCAGGCGGCCTGCGACAGCCCCAGATCCCCCTCCCGGACCCCAAGTTGGTCGAGTTCGGCCGCAATCGCTTCTGCCGCAGCCGCCGCCTTGCTCTCGGGAAAGCGCGCCGTTTCCCGCCCGGGCTTATCAATCATATGCCCGCTGAACAGGACCACACGTTCGGGCTCGAGCTTTGGATTCCCCGCGCTCGTGCGGGCCTGTTCACGCTCGAGCACTTCGATGGCCGCTCCGACCAGCTCGGGTCGAATCCCGAGGTCTCGCAGCAGCTGCAACTGCTGTTTGGAGGAATCAAGCGCGAACCAGTCGTTGTTGGCGACGGCAGCCGCCGATTTGTAGGCGCGCTGGACCGTCGTATTATCGGCAGCGAGCACCTCGAGCACCTCGAGTTCGGCCAGGCTGGCCCTGGCCCAGTAGTCGTTTGAGTCGCGACGCAGGCGGCAACTGGCCGCCCAGCGCACGCCGTGCACCATGGCAGGGACGTCCAGCTCAAGGTCACGCTGACCGGTGAGCTCCTGCCAGAGCCAGCCGAGCGTGACCGCGTTGATGCCCGGATAGAAGCCAAGCGGGTCCGCGCGGAACGCAGCCGAGTAGGCGCGCGCCGCCTCATGCAGGCGCGCTTCCTCCCAAATGGCCTCCTCGCGCCTTTGCGGAGCCGCCACGCCATCCCGCCGCCAGCGCGCCGCCCACTCGTCCTTGTAGGTGCGCCCGATCAGCCCGAGAGTCTCACCATTTTCGGGGTGGTCCCGGGCAACGGCTTGAAGCCACTGGCGCGCTTCCTCGTGCCGATCCAGGCGCTCAAGCGCCAAACCTTTCTGCTGCCGGCAGGCGAGATCCTTCGGTTCAAGCACGAGCGCCTGCTCAAACACCTCCAAGGCAAAACGGAAACTGCGCAGACGCATCAATGCCTTGCCGGCGGTGCGTAGCGCTTCCAGCCGCAGCACACGGGTGGGCATTTCCCCCGCGAGCACCAGCACATCCCCGGGCCGGCCGCGCTGGCGCGCCACTTCGACCCGATCCTGCCACGTTTCA
This genomic interval carries:
- a CDS encoding DUF4071 domain-containing protein, whose amino-acid sequence is MPFGTKPGVDGRPIHFDAIFAEVIQPALIEAGCAVMRADGEQRAGNIRTDMFQELLLADLVVAELTLDNPNVWYELGVRHALRARGMIALQSGRGHLPFDVGPDRTLAYALKDGRPDPDRLTADKAALVTMVKATMAAWHGRKVSPVYHLLPNLQEPDWRSLRVGDVNEYWQKLETWQDRVEVARQRGRPGDVLVLAGEMPTRVLRLEALRTAGKALMRLRSFRFALEVFEQALVLEPKDLACRQQKGLALERLDRHEEARQWLQAVARDHPENGETLGLIGRTYKDEWAARWRRDGVAAPQRREEAIWEEARLHEAARAYSAAFRADPLGFYPGINAVTLGWLWQELTGQRDLELDVPAMVHGVRWAASCRLRRDSNDYWARASLAELEVLEVLAADNTTVQRAYKSAAAVANNDWFALDSSKQQLQLLRDLGIRPELVGAAIEVLEREQARTSAGNPKLEPERVVLFSGHMIDKPGRETARFPESKAAAAAEAIAAELDQLGVREGDLGLSQAACGGDLLFARACLARKMHLEVRLPKQEPEFLADSVSFADPRWQALYDEVKAHPGAAFFIMPDELGPAPAHVDVYERANLWMLYNALARGATRVRFLCLWDGQGGDGPGGTQHMFELVRRLSGRAPTVINPAHLPSTGS